Proteins encoded in a region of the Pseudomonas sp. PDNC002 genome:
- the gdhA gene encoding NADP-specific glutamate dehydrogenase encodes MTQSVDSFLERLKRRDPDQPEFHQAVEEVLRSLWPFLEANPHYLQAGIVERIVEPERAILFRVPWVDDAGRVRVNRGFRIQMSSAIGPYKGGLRFHPSVNLGVLKFLAFEQVFKNSLTSLPMGGGKGGSDFDPKGKSDAEVMRFCQSFMSELFRHVGADLDVPAGDIGVGAREIGYLFGQYKRLSNEFTSVLTGKGMSYGGSLIRPEATGYGCVYFAQEMLKARESGFDGQRVAISGSGNVAQYAAQKVMELGGKVISLSDSEGTLFIEAGLSLEQWEEVMELKNVRRGRLSEMTGPGLRFIAGQRPWSLACDIALPCATQNELDAKDARTLLSNGCICVAEGANMPSTLEAVDIFLEAGILYAPGKASNAGGVATSGLEMSQNAMRLLWTAGEVDQRLHGIMQNIHHACVAYGEENGRINYVKGANIAGFVKVADAMLAQGVV; translated from the coding sequence ATGACGCAATCCGTTGACTCGTTCCTCGAGCGCCTCAAGCGGCGCGACCCCGATCAGCCCGAATTCCACCAGGCGGTGGAAGAGGTGCTGCGCTCCCTCTGGCCCTTCCTCGAAGCCAATCCGCACTACCTGCAGGCCGGCATCGTCGAGCGCATCGTCGAGCCCGAACGCGCGATCCTGTTCCGCGTACCGTGGGTCGATGACGCCGGGCGAGTACGGGTCAACCGTGGTTTCCGTATCCAGATGAGCAGCGCCATCGGCCCGTACAAGGGCGGCCTGCGCTTCCACCCTTCGGTGAACCTGGGCGTGCTGAAGTTCCTGGCTTTCGAGCAGGTGTTCAAGAACTCCCTGACCTCGCTGCCCATGGGCGGCGGCAAGGGCGGCTCGGACTTCGACCCGAAGGGCAAGAGCGACGCGGAAGTCATGCGCTTCTGCCAGTCCTTCATGAGCGAGCTGTTCCGCCACGTCGGCGCGGACCTCGACGTGCCGGCCGGCGACATCGGCGTCGGTGCCCGCGAGATCGGCTATCTGTTCGGCCAGTACAAGCGGCTGTCCAACGAGTTCACCTCGGTGCTGACCGGCAAGGGCATGTCCTATGGCGGCAGCCTGATCCGCCCGGAAGCGACCGGCTACGGCTGCGTGTACTTCGCCCAGGAGATGCTCAAGGCCCGCGAGAGCGGCTTTGACGGTCAGCGCGTGGCGATCTCCGGTTCCGGCAACGTGGCGCAGTACGCCGCGCAGAAGGTCATGGAACTGGGTGGCAAGGTGATCTCGCTGTCCGATTCCGAAGGCACCCTGTTCATCGAGGCTGGCCTGAGCCTGGAGCAGTGGGAAGAAGTCATGGAGCTGAAGAACGTCCGCCGCGGCCGTCTCAGCGAAATGACCGGTCCCGGCCTGCGCTTCATCGCCGGTCAGCGTCCGTGGTCGCTCGCCTGCGACATCGCGCTGCCCTGCGCCACCCAGAACGAGCTGGACGCCAAAGACGCGCGCACGCTGCTGAGCAACGGCTGCATCTGCGTGGCCGAAGGCGCGAACATGCCGTCGACCCTGGAGGCTGTGGATATCTTCCTCGAGGCCGGCATCCTCTATGCGCCGGGCAAGGCATCCAACGCCGGCGGCGTCGCCACCAGCGGCCTGGAAATGAGCCAGAACGCCATGCGCCTGCTGTGGACCGCCGGTGAAGTGGACCAGCGCCTGCACGGCATCATGCAGAACATCCACCATGCCTGCGTCGCCTACGGCGAAGAGAATGGCCGGATCAACTACGTGAAGGGCGCCAACATCGCCGGCTTCGTCAAGGTTGCCGACGCGATGCTGGCACAGGGCGTGGTCTGA